Proteins from a single region of Takifugu rubripes chromosome 4, fTakRub1.2, whole genome shotgun sequence:
- the washc2c gene encoding WASH complex subunit 2 isoform X1, whose amino-acid sequence MSGLSEGITNGPSSQKDAQMWERPWTLEEMRQNSANWSLAADSGLFLSLQDFSQRMLSKTHEIEKQLDSLIRDTKATDSRLHSVFNDFLMLSNTQFIENRVYDEEVEENIPKTDGPEKQPEQEKTREQKEAELIPKMQEAVNYGLKVLESAFEHLDIKAGNSDSEDEEVTDKVEAILEPKDLYVDRPLPYLIGSRTFMEQDDVGLGDLSSDEVSVDSDRDSVLESEDGKEVTQSDEDLDQEEEISHNNIKKKSSMVSYDEEDEDSDIFGESDRDDDDDNEDDNTENTRSSSFAKELAARIKGDAAIKAEGDRASLASKKKSKGRKEPKPSKPQADEDDDDMFKPPKMDDNDDDFSPFGGKGGLFSGGRGLFDDDDEGDLFAEAPKPPASEDKNLLNESVKSTAQAAESDKPGKKIPAGGISVFPENNLFIPGNDSDSVGSKENGTPAPPRPHPPGAGFAGGGLFEDDEDDDDFFGGSSTKKSDSAGPAKTKTPIDLFADDDEDGDIFSEKFSAPAQSKKDIAAESGQHPEKKMPAGAISMFGPGTKSLLREGLKKRRPSTSEESEKSEENGPTPSVGKAAVKLPQKPQTRGLFSDDEDTQGFPAIPKSLSKPEPTSQGKTSKAASLLFDDEEEEDLFATAVKSNPKSNQAKASTPQPTKAVSSSLFSDDEDQWMTSKSSAGKPEVNSGGMKPSASAPSSLPSAKSSHSSLFVDADDEDDDDLFSPKQESSQKVAQRVSLLFEDEDDEYNGSLFGIKSAVNKNAAPPAHTPAVSSQTSSPVDKSEKIAASWAPEEERPSEHNEPTTKTAKTVPSSPLSESGGSKKKPVGGVSLFGGIDVVGSKQTKLLDEVDDGDGFLGRDSPPLNVKKEDKFTRNTFSLFDDDEEDESDWNEPKFTPSKPNTKTAVKPAEEQPQAKSTGVFQDEELLFSQTQQRDNDPDVDLFATSGKAASSKVSLAKPAAQSLFADEDEEDDLFSSVKPTPPPKVSDKPHKPDSSGSSVDSLPQKLPSSPVKAKESSTRIGKLQASLTINPAALLPGAAPGRPGAVGLLPGTASKSSSGVLSSVFPPVGAQTGSEQGVSFDAPVQVSTLPSAHKTRAKISAQRRPQSRAARQQAAKISAAKENAVLPISQPSGFVLSSEDKSSRAVSTDLPAAPDSSLSKVTPPPLTLTLPGTKNAGIDESSKGSNSTNVLQTSEDDLFASDGLFGSTSAIDAPPTRQTVKTTQAVGDAGQKKDKDSSTFPSIFEDNSVDLFQTSKPRLTNKKAKAASFLEEDEDEDIFRVSNASTPTSTSSKEFKNSSSYSKLDIFQDEVTAVPKVQKKHKKATDANLFDDNVDIFADLTDTVKPKQKSKTKGEPKSIFDDDMDDIFSSSTIKPVTKVSSKAKKTNTAADSSSIFDDPLNAGGGN is encoded by the exons cttttcctctccctccaagACTTCTCCCAGAGAATGCTGTCAAAGACGCACGAGATTGAGAAGCAGTTGGACAGTCTGATCCGTGACACGAAGGCCACAGACAGCCGCTTGCACTCTGTCTTTAATGACTTCCTCATGCTTTCCAACACACAGTTTATAGAAAAT AGAGTGTACGATGAAGAGGTAGAAGAGAACATCCCTAAGACTGATGGGCCAGAGAAGCAGCCTGAGCAG GAAAAGACTCGAGAGCAGAAAGAGGCAGAGCTGATCCCCAAGATGCAGGAAGCTGTGAACTACGGCCTAAAAGTACTGGAATCGGCCTTTGAGCATCTGGATATTAAAGCTGGAAATTCCGATTCAGAGGACGAGGAGGTCACAGACAAAGTGGAAGCCATTCTGGAGCCTAAG GATCTTTACGTGGACAGACCGCTCCCGTACCTGATTGGTTCTCGGACTTTCATGGAACAAGATGACGTCGGACTTGGGGACCTTTCAAGCGACG AAGTGTCCGTGGACAGTGACAGAGACAGCGTTCTTGAGAGTGAAGATGGCAAAGAAGTGACT CAATCAGATGAGGATTTGGACCAAGAGGAAGAAATAAGTCACAATAATATAAAGAAG AAATCCTCTATGGTGAGttatgatgaagaggatgaagactcGGACATATTTGGAGAATCAGACagggatgatgatgacgacaacGAAGACGACAACACAGAA AACACCCGCTCGTCATCTTTTGCCAAGGAACTGGCAGCCCGGATCAAAGGAGACGCCGCCATCAAAGCGGAGGGAGATCGTGCCT CGTTGGCATCTAAGAAGAAAAGTAAAGGCAGGAAAGAGCCAAAGCCTTCGAAGCCGCAGG CTGATGAAGACGACGACGACATGTTCAAGCCTCCGAAGATGGACGACAACGATGACGACTTCTCTCCGTTTGGTGGGAAGGGCGGCCTCTTCAGTGGCGGGAGAGGCCTGTTTGACGACGATGACGAG GGAGATCTCTTCGCTGAGGCGCCAAAGCCGCCAGCGTCCGAGGACAAGAACCTGCTGAATGAAAGCGTGAAAAGCACAGCTCAGGCTGCAG aatcTGACAAACCTGGAAAGAAGATTCCGGCAGGCGGCATTTCAGTTTTCCCAG AAAACAACCTCTTCATTCCAGGGAATGACTCCGATTCAGTGGGGAGCAAAGAAAACGGAACTCCGGCTCCCCCCAGACCGCATCCCCCCGGTGCTGGGTTTGCTGGAGGTGGGCTGTtcgaggatgatgaagatgatgacgactTCTTCGGTGGGAGCAGCACGAAGAAGTCTGACtctg CTGGACCAGCCAAGACCAAGACACCTATTGACCTTTTTGCTgacgatgatgaggatggtgacaTTTTCAGTGAGAAGTTCAGCGCACCAGCTCAGAGCAAGAAAGATATAGCGGCGGAGTCGGGCCAACATCCTGAAAAGAAG ATGCCAGCTGGGGCAATCTCCATGTTTGGTCCTGGGACTAAAAGCTTGCTCCGCGAGGGACTGAAAAAACGTCGCCCGTCCACCAGCGAGGAGTCAGAGAAATCAGAGGAG AATGGTCCCACTCCAAGTGTTGGGAAAGCTGCTGTTAAGCTGCCTCAAAAACCACAGACAAGAGGCCTTTTCTCTGATGATGAAGACACACAG GGATTTCCTGCCATCCCCAAGAGTCTGTCTAAACCAGAACCTACAAGTCAGGGCAAAACCAGCAAGGCAGCTAGCTTATTAtttgatgatgaggaagaagag GATCTTTTTGCAACCGCAGTAAAATCTAATCCAAAAAGTAATCAGGCTAAGGCCTCCACACCACAACCCACCAAGGCTGTGTCCAGTTCCCTCTTCAGCGATGACGAG GACCAGTGGATGACCTCCAAAAGTAGCGCTGGGAAACCAGAGGTCAATTCAGGGGGGATGAAGCCCAGCGCCAGTGCTCCTTCCAGTCTGCCCAGTGCCAAATCATCTCACAGTAGCCTCTttgttgatgctgatgatgaagacgatgacGACCTCTTTTCTCCAAAACAAGAGTCGAG TCAGAAGGTGGCTCAGCGGGTCTCTCTGCTgtttgaggatgaggatgatgaataTAATGGCTCCCTTTTTGGGATTAAGTCTGCTGTCAACAAAaacgctgctcctcctgctcat ACCCCTGCTGTGTCTTCTCAGACATCTTCCCCGGTCGATAAATCTGAAAAAATTGCAGCTTCTTGGGCTCCTGAAGAGGAGAGGCCTTCAGAACATAACGAGCCGACAACAAAGACCGCCAAGACAGTCCCTTCATCACCTTTGTCTGAGAGTGGTGGAAGTAAAAAGAAACCCGTGGGAGGCGTTAGCCTTTTTGGAGGGATCGACGTGGTCGGCAGCAAGCAGACAAAGCTGTTGGACGAAGTCGACGATGGTGATGGTTTCCTCGGCAGGGACAGCCCACCGCTAAACGTGAAGAAGGAAGACAAATTTACAAGAAACACTTTTAGTCTGTTTGATGACGACGAGGAAGATGAGTCTGATTGGAATGAACCAAAATTTACTCCCAGTAAACCCAACACTAAAACCGCAGTGAAG CCTGCAGAGGAGCAACCACAGGCCAAGAGCACAGGGGTGTTTCAGGACGAGGAGCTCCTGTTCAGTCAGACGCAGCAGAGGGACAACGACCCAGATGTTGACCTCTTTGCCACCTCAGGGAAAGCCGCA AGCTCCAAGGTCAGCCTAGCGAAGCCGGCAGCACAAAGTCTGTTtgcagatgaggatgaggaggacgacCTCTTCAGCTCTGTCAAGCCTACACCTCCTCCG AAAGTATCAGATAAACCCCATAAGCCTGATAGCAGTGGCTCAAGTGTAGATTCTCTAccacag AAACTCCCATCAAGTCCAGTAAAAGCTAAAGAGTCCTCAACGAGGATTGGGAAACTTCAA GCCAGTCTGACGATCAACCCTGCTGCATTGCTCCCTGGGGCCGCCCCCGGACGGCCTGGGGCTGTAGGTTTATTGCCAGGCACAGCCTCTAAATCCTCCTCTGGCGTCTTGAGCTCTGTCTTCCCTCCGGTGGGGGCCCAGACAGGCTCAGAGCAAGGAGTGAGCTTTGATGCTCCAGTCCAAGTCTCAACACTACCGAGTGCCCATAAG ACTCGTGCCAAAATCTCTGCACAGCGTAGACCCCAGTCCAGAGCAGCAAGGCAACAGGCAGCCAAAATATCTGCCGCAAAAGAAAATGCTGTGCTGCCAATTTCTCAACCGTCTGGTTTCGTCTTATCTTCAGAAGATAAATCGAGCCGAGCTGTCTCCACAGATTTGCCTGCTGCCCCAGATTCCTCTCTGTCCAAagtgaccccccctcctcttacTCTGACACTGCCGGGAACTAAAAATGCTGGAATTGACGAGTCCTCTAAAGGCAGCAACAGCACCAATGTGCTGCAGACGTCTGAAGATGACCTTTTTGCCTCCGACGGCCTCTTTGGGTCCACGTCAGCCATAGACGCGCCCCCCACCAGACAGACCGTAAAGACTACACAGGCTGTGGGTGATGCAGGtcagaagaaagacaaagacagcAGCACATTTCCGTCCATTTTTGAGGACAATTCTGTCGACCTTTTCCAAACGTCCAAGCCGAGGCTGACCAATAAGAAGGCCAAGGCCGCTTCCTTTttggaagaggatgaagatgaggacatCTTTCGAGTGAGCAACGCCTCCACCCCCACATCCACGAGCAGTAAAGAATTCAAGAACAGCAGTAGTTATTCAAAGCTGGACATCTTCCAG gacgAAGTAACCGCTGTGCCTAAAGTTCAAAAGAAGCACAAAAAGGCCACGGATGCGAACTTGTTTGATGATAACGTAGACATATTTGCTGACCTGACTGATACTGTCAAACCAAAACAGAAGTCCAAGACAAAGGGGGAGCCCAAGTCAATATTCGATGATGACATGG ATGACATCTTTTCTTCAAGCACAATAAAACCAGTCACAAAGGTTTCCAGCAAAGCAAAGAAAACCAATACAGCAGCAGACTCCAGCAGCATATTTGATGACCCTCTCAATGCTGGTGGTGGGAACTGA